A stretch of Shewanella dokdonensis DNA encodes these proteins:
- the aroK gene encoding shikimate kinase AroK: MAEKRNIFLVGPMGAGKSTIGRHLAQMLHLEFHDSDQEIESRTGADIAWVFDVEGEEGFRRREAQVISDLTEKQGIVLATGGGSVQSKDIRNYLSARGIVVYLETTIDKQVARTQRDKRRPLLQVDNPREVLEELAELRNPLYEEIADIVVKTDEQSAKVVANQIIEQLGF; encoded by the coding sequence ATGGCTGAAAAACGTAATATATTTTTGGTAGGTCCCATGGGTGCGGGCAAAAGCACTATTGGCCGCCACTTAGCACAAATGCTGCACCTGGAATTCCACGATTCTGATCAGGAAATTGAAAGTCGCACCGGCGCAGATATTGCGTGGGTTTTTGACGTAGAAGGCGAAGAGGGGTTTCGCCGCCGTGAAGCTCAGGTCATCTCCGATTTAACTGAAAAACAAGGTATTGTACTGGCAACAGGCGGTGGCTCGGTTCAGAGCAAAGACATCCGTAACTACCTCTCTGCCAGAGGTATTGTGGTTTATCTTGAAACAACCATCGACAAACAAGTGGCGCGAACTCAACGTGATAAACGCCGACCTTTGTTACAAGTGGATAATCCACGTGAAGTTCTGGAAGAGTTAGCAGAGCTGCGTAATCCACTTTACGAAGAAATTGCGGATATCGTCGTGAAAACCGATGAACAGAGCGCCAAAGTTGTCGCTAATCAGATCATCGAACAGTTAGGTTTTTAA